The segment GCGACACCGGGGCATTGGTTGTAGGCATGATGCTCGCCATCACCGCTATTCATTTCATTAACCACAACTATAACCTCCCTGCCGAACATGCTTATCGCTTTAGCGGCTCAGTAGCCCCGGCAATATGTTTCATTATTGTACCCTTGGTAGATACCATGCGGATTTTCATTTTGCGCATCGCACGCAAGCAGTCCCCCTTTACACCCGATAAAAGTCACATCCATCACAGCATTATGCGGTTGGGTTTTTCGCACCGTAAAACAACCATTCTGCTAAGTTTTATCCAGTCCTTTTATATCGTTATGGCCATTTTTATGCACTCCGTAAACGATAACTACTTGCTGTTGACGGTAATGTTGCTTTCCGTGGCGTTAAGTGTGGCGCTGGACCAGCTTATCCTTACCCGGTTGAATAAAGATGAACAGTCGGTTTAACCGTAAAATCGTATTTTTGAAAGATCTTATAGTAACATGGAAGAACAGATAAAAGCATTAGCGATAGAAGTTGAATCATTCACCGCTACAGACAAACAGGGCGTTGAACAATACCGCCTGAAGTATGTCAGTAAGAAAGGCGTTATCAGTGAGCTCTTTGAAGAATTGAAAAAGATGCCACCGGAAGAAAAAAAGAAGGTGGGAAAAATCCTGAATGAACTGAAGCAAGGTGCTGAGCAAAAACTAAAGGTACTCACCGAAATGCTGGAGCATTCCGCTTCGTCATCGGTAGATATTGACCTGACGCTACCCACAATTCCGAACAAAATTGGCAATCAACATCCGCTTACCCTTACCCGAAACAGGATCATTGAAATTTTTGAACGACTTGGTTTTAACGTTGCCGATGGCCCCGAGATTGAAGATGATTGGCACAATTTCTCAGCCTTGAATTTTCCGGAAAACCACCCGGCACGCGAAATGCAAGACACCTTTTTTGTAGAAAAGAATCCTGACATACTATTGCGCACACACACTTCCAATGTGCAGATCAGGCTGATGACAAAACAAAAGCCTCCGCTGCGTGCCATTATGCCGGGCCGCGTGTACCGTAATGAAGCCATTTCGGCACGGGCTCATTGCTTTTTCCACCAGGTAGAGGGCCTTTATGTCGATCGCAATGTTGGCTTTGCGGATTTGAAGCAAACGCTGTATCACTTTGCCAAAGAGATGTACGGCAAGGATATTAAAATCAGGTTCCGTCCTTCATTCTTCCCGTTTACAGAGCCCAGCGCTGAAATTGATATCTCTTGTTTGATCTGTAAAGGTGATGGCTGCAATGTTTGTAAACACACCGGCTGGGTTGAAATTGCCGGATCGGGTATGGTGCATCCCAACGTGTTGAAAAATTGTGGTATTGATCCGGAAGAGTTTACAGGCTTTGCCTTTGGCATGGGGATAGAACGTGTTACGATGTTACGCTATCAAGTGAACGATTTGCGTTTGTATTCCGAAAATGATATTCGCTTCCTGAAACAATTTCATACGGTAATCTAAATCTGTAATTTTTGAATGATGAATTACGAATGTAGAATGTTGAAGCACATCTGTCTCGATACAGCTAATTAAGTACTTCCAAATGAGTCTTCAAGAAATAAAAACAATCGGTATTGCCGGTGCGGGCACCATGGGGCAAGGCATTGCTCAGGTATGTGCTGTTGCCGGCTTTGAAGTTTTGTTGTACGACATCCAACCCGATTTTATTTCGAAGGGCATTTCCCTGATTGAAAAATCACTAAGCACTGCGGTTGAAAAAGGAAAGATTCAGTTGACCGAAAAAGAACAAGCCTTGGCCAGAATTAAGGCTCAGCCCGATCTTCAGCAACTCAAAGCC is part of the Cyclobacteriaceae bacterium genome and harbors:
- the pheS gene encoding phenylalanine--tRNA ligase subunit alpha codes for the protein MEEQIKALAIEVESFTATDKQGVEQYRLKYVSKKGVISELFEELKKMPPEEKKKVGKILNELKQGAEQKLKVLTEMLEHSASSSVDIDLTLPTIPNKIGNQHPLTLTRNRIIEIFERLGFNVADGPEIEDDWHNFSALNFPENHPAREMQDTFFVEKNPDILLRTHTSNVQIRLMTKQKPPLRAIMPGRVYRNEAISARAHCFFHQVEGLYVDRNVGFADLKQTLYHFAKEMYGKDIKIRFRPSFFPFTEPSAEIDISCLICKGDGCNVCKHTGWVEIAGSGMVHPNVLKNCGIDPEEFTGFAFGMGIERVTMLRYQVNDLRLYSENDIRFLKQFHTVI